The following DNA comes from Sulfurimonas hongkongensis.
TGGGATACCAAGAAAAAAATGTACTAACACACAACATGCAAAGAGCAAAAGCTTTTGTATATGCTGCAGTTGAAGACTTTGGCATAGTGCCCATTGAAGCCATGTCATGCGGAACACCAGTTATAGCTCTTAGTAAAGGTGGTACAGCAGAGACAGTTATAGAGGGCAAAAATGGCATCCATTTTCATAAGCAAACTAAAGAAGAGATCATGGAAGCTGTAGCTAGATTTGAGAAACAAACATTTGATTTAGCCTCTATCTCAGAAGATGCCAAATCATATAACACAAAGAGATTCCAAGAGGAGATACAAGAGTTTATAAAGAGTTTTGAAGTATAATCAGCCTCATGAACAGTTCAAAATTTAACCCTTTTTCATATTTACTTACCTTTTTGCTTATTGGAGTTGATCTCTTTGCACTCTATATCTCTTTTGCACTTCTTAGGCAAAGAGAGTCCACACCGCTGGATATATCTCTATATCTTTGGATTTTTGTTTTTATACTTTTAGCCTTTGGTGTGCAGAAGATATATACATTTCGGTATGATTTTTGGAGTGATGCATTAAGAGTTATTAAGGGTCTTTTTTTCTCTTTTTTTGCGATTTTTACCATCATCTCTCTTGCAAAAGTTTTTGACACCTACTCGGTAGATTTTTTGTTAAAATTTTTTATACTCTCCATCTTTACAACACTTTTTTTCAAAAGAGTTTTTAAAAAAATCTTTTTCAGATTTGATGCCTTTAAACATAGAGTAAAGATAGTCGCAGACGAACAAAACTATAACATCATAACTCAGGAGATAGAAAAAAACTGGTATTTTGGTTACAAAGAAGATGAAAAAAATTATGATCTCATTATCATCTCTTCTCGCGGATTTGACTTAAATGAACTTCAAGAGAGAGTCAAAGAGCTCTCTCGCACCACAAAAGACATATTCATCATCCCATATCTGGACTATTTAGATTTTTCACATGCGACAATAATCGACTTTTCAAACATTAGATTTTCAGCCATTCACATCCAAAATAGACTCCTAAGTGCTAAAAACATATTTATAAAGTCATTTTTTGAAAAAATCATCACACTTGTGCTTCTACCCCTTGCCTTAACACTACATATTTTTATCTTTTTTCTTATCAAAAGGGATTCACAAGGAGGAGTTTTTTTCAAGCAACAAAGATTAGGAAAAAATGCTAAACTCTTTGAGTGCTATAAATATCGTACAATGCACGAAGACTCACAAAACGTGCTAGAAGAGTATCTTTTAAAAAATCCCGATGAGGTTGAGCACTATAAAAAGTTTCACAAGTATAAAAATGATCCTCGCATCACAAAAGTAGGTAGCTTTTTAAGAAAAACCTCATTAGATGAACTCCCTCAGTTTTACAACATACTAAAAGGCGATATGAATCTCATAGGGCCAAGACCTTACATGCCACAAGAACTCCATGCTATGGGTGAGGACAACAAAAATATCATCCTTAGAGTCAAACCGGGACTTACGGGTTTATGGCAGGTAAGTGGTAGAAACAAACTGACCTTTAAAAAAAGGGTTGATTTAGATGCTTGGTATATACAAAACTGGTCTCTATGGATGGACTTTGTTATATTTTTAAAAACAACAAAAGTAGTACTTCTAAAAGTTGGCGCAAAATAAACCACCTCCCTCGTCCTCCCTCGTCATTCCACACTTCACCCGACGTTCAAACCTTCCACCCGACATTCAAACACTCACCACCCGACGTTCAAACACTCATCACCCGACGTTCAAACACTCATCACCCGACGTTCAAACACTCATCACCCGACGTTCAAACACTCATCACCCGTCATTCCGTGCTTGACACGGAATCCAGTTTTTGGATCCTGAATCAAGTTCAGGATGACGATTCGCTTGTTCAGGATGACGATTCGCTTGTTCAGGATGACGATTCGCTTGTTCAGGATGACGATTCGCTTGTTCAAAATGACAACTTTCGATATTCCACACCCCACCCATCTAAGTTTATAGACAAATAAGCATCTAAGTGCTAAAATCCCTCTTTAAAAAGGGGAATAGTGATGACAAATATTATTTTATGTGGTGGCAGTGGTACAAGACTCTGGCCTATAAGCAGAACACTTATGCCTAAGCAATTTGTAAAACTCTTTAACGGTAAGTCCCTCTTTAGGCTAACGCTTGAGAGAAACCGCTCCTCTTGCCAAAAAAGCTTTATAGTCTCTAGTGACCAGCAGTATCTCTTAGCCCAAGACCAAACACAAGAGACACCTCTTTTAGACGATGCCGCTATAAGCTATCTTCTTGAACCAGCAGCCAGAAACACAGCTCCAGCAATCGCTCTTGCATGTATGGCACTAGATAAAGAAGAGATTGTTCTAGTCACCCCATCAGACCATCTCATTAAAAATGAAAAAGAGTATCAAGTCGTGCTAGAGCGTGCAAAAAAGGCGGCAAAGAAAGACTCCCTTGTCACCTTTGGTATAAAACCCACCTTTGCCCAAACGGGATTTGGCTACATAGAAGCAGATGGTGAAGATGTAAAGGCTTTTCATGAGAAACCAGACCTACAAAGAGCAAAAGAGTATCTAAGAGCGGGGAATTACTACTGGAACAGTGGCATGTTTTGCTTCAAAGCAGGAGTTTTCTTAAAAGAACTTCAAAAATACTCTCCAGAGATTTACAACTCCTCACTACAAGCTTTTAAAAATGCAACCTTGACAACCAGTAAAGCGCTAGCTTCACTTGCAAATATAATCACGATTAAACAAGACGATATGTTAAAAATCCCCGAAAACTCCATCGACTACGCAGTTATGGAAAAATCATCTAAAGTAAAAGTGATCCGCTCAGATATCGGTTGGTCAGATGTAGGAAGTTTTGATGCCCTATATGAGGAGCTACCCAAAGATGAAAACGGCAATACCATAAATGAAAAATATGTCCAAATAGATAGTAAAAACAACCTTATTTATGGAGATGAGAGAAAAATAGCAACTGTTGATATAGAAGACCTTATCATTGTTGATACAGGAGATGCACTCCTTATCTCAAAAAAAGGCTCATCTCAAAAAGTAAAAGAAGTAGTACAAAAACTACGTCAAGACTCTCAACTGCATAACATCCATCTAACAGCGCATAGACCTTGGGGAACATACACCGTACTAGAGGATAACTCAAAGTATAAGATCAAACGCATAGAGGTAAAACCAGGAGGCAGACTCTCACTGCAAAAACATTTTCACAGAAGTGAACACTGGACAGTGGTAAGTGGAACAGCTATAGTAACACTAGCAAAGGAAGAAAAAGCTCTTCGTGCAAATGAGTCTATCTACATCCCTATGGGAGAGCTTCACCGCCTAGAAAACGCAGGAAAACTCCCACTCGTTCTTATAGAGACACAGATTGGTGATTATCTAGGCGAAGATGACATCTTAAGAGTAGAAGATGACTACAAAAGACAAGAGTGCAATTGAAACATATCATTTTACTAGCATTTAGCTTTGCAAAGAGAGATTTTAAAGAGCGTTATGTAGGAACAGGACTAGGGCAATTATGGTATATTCTCTCTCCCATCATCACTATCTTTATATATACAGTTATATTTTCAGACTTTATGAAGATGAAGCTAGAGATTGTTGACAACAGCTACTCATACAGTATCTATCTAGTTCCGGGACTTTTGGCATGGACTTCCTTTAGCACTATTTTGATGAGGCTAAATGGCTCTATTTTAGAAAAAGCAAACCTCATAAAAAAGATAAGTGTACCAGTCTATGTATATCAACTAAGCATTGTCATCACAGAGTTTGGCATTTTGCTACTATCATATTCCTTAGCACTTATCTTTTTGCTTTTAGTAGATCATCCCATAACTCTAACATTTCTATATCTTATTCCTATCTTATTTATTCAAACCATTTTTGCTCTTGCCATTGGTGTGATCCTCTCGCTTTTTACCCCATTTTTTAGAGATTTCAAAGAGGCGGTTCCTATAGTAGTTCAACTCTGGTTTTGGATGACTCCCATCATCTATATGAGAGAGATGATAGGAGATAAATATCCGCTACTTTTAACCCTTAATCCATTTTACCATTTTGTTCATATCTACCAAGATATATTTCTCTACTCAAAAGTGCCAACATTTATCTCAGTAATCACTGTCTTAACTATGAGCATCATGACTTTGCTCTTGAGTGCTTATCTTTACAAAAAGATGATAAGCACCATTAAGGACATTATTTAACATGAAAAAAGTACTTATAGATGCTTTCTCACTTCTTTCTCCCATAACTGGTATAGGACGATATACTTATGAGGTTTCAGAACGTTTGCAGAAGTTATCTGGAGATAGATATGATATATTTTTCAACTACGGACTTCACAAAAAAGAGCTTTATGGGGTTTTACAAAAGCAGACAAAGAGTGAACATAGAGTAAAAAAACTACAATTATTCATAAAAAAATTTCCTCTGCTTAAAAGAGCGAGCAGAGAGCTTTATGTTTTTTTTACAAAATTTTATAAAGTGGAGTATGACCTCTATTTTCAGCCAAATTTT
Coding sequences within:
- a CDS encoding sugar transferase — translated: MNSSKFNPFSYLLTFLLIGVDLFALYISFALLRQRESTPLDISLYLWIFVFILLAFGVQKIYTFRYDFWSDALRVIKGLFFSFFAIFTIISLAKVFDTYSVDFLLKFFILSIFTTLFFKRVFKKIFFRFDAFKHRVKIVADEQNYNIITQEIEKNWYFGYKEDEKNYDLIIISSRGFDLNELQERVKELSRTTKDIFIIPYLDYLDFSHATIIDFSNIRFSAIHIQNRLLSAKNIFIKSFFEKIITLVLLPLALTLHIFIFFLIKRDSQGGVFFKQQRLGKNAKLFECYKYRTMHEDSQNVLEEYLLKNPDEVEHYKKFHKYKNDPRITKVGSFLRKTSLDELPQFYNILKGDMNLIGPRPYMPQELHAMGEDNKNIILRVKPGLTGLWQVSGRNKLTFKKRVDLDAWYIQNWSLWMDFVIFLKTTKVVLLKVGAK
- a CDS encoding ABC transporter permease gives rise to the protein MKHIILLAFSFAKRDFKERYVGTGLGQLWYILSPIITIFIYTVIFSDFMKMKLEIVDNSYSYSIYLVPGLLAWTSFSTILMRLNGSILEKANLIKKISVPVYVYQLSIVITEFGILLLSYSLALIFLLLVDHPITLTFLYLIPILFIQTIFALAIGVILSLFTPFFRDFKEAVPIVVQLWFWMTPIIYMREMIGDKYPLLLTLNPFYHFVHIYQDIFLYSKVPTFISVITVLTMSIMTLLLSAYLYKKMISTIKDII
- a CDS encoding mannose-1-phosphate guanylyltransferase/mannose-6-phosphate isomerase; this encodes MTNIILCGGSGTRLWPISRTLMPKQFVKLFNGKSLFRLTLERNRSSCQKSFIVSSDQQYLLAQDQTQETPLLDDAAISYLLEPAARNTAPAIALACMALDKEEIVLVTPSDHLIKNEKEYQVVLERAKKAAKKDSLVTFGIKPTFAQTGFGYIEADGEDVKAFHEKPDLQRAKEYLRAGNYYWNSGMFCFKAGVFLKELQKYSPEIYNSSLQAFKNATLTTSKALASLANIITIKQDDMLKIPENSIDYAVMEKSSKVKVIRSDIGWSDVGSFDALYEELPKDENGNTINEKYVQIDSKNNLIYGDERKIATVDIEDLIIVDTGDALLISKKGSSQKVKEVVQKLRQDSQLHNIHLTAHRPWGTYTVLEDNSKYKIKRIEVKPGGRLSLQKHFHRSEHWTVVSGTAIVTLAKEEKALRANESIYIPMGELHRLENAGKLPLVLIETQIGDYLGEDDILRVEDDYKRQECN